A region of Nostoc sp. 'Peltigera membranacea cyanobiont' N6 DNA encodes the following proteins:
- a CDS encoding J domain-containing protein, giving the protein MRDDLDINDAYEILGLEPGASKAQVKRAYRQLVKIWHPDRFVDQKQKQEAEEKIKSINVAYNKLKSESPSEPPIPENPSSSSPKKSPKISVNRWDAETFYTLGVENATEGRYEDAIADFTHAIRLNPHYVDAYKYRGLVCSQLGYEYRAASDLNKAALIEQELRNPGAVRKVRSPKPISKPRPLLQRVCEGIKSLLRLNRRWR; this is encoded by the coding sequence ATGCGCGATGACCTCGATATCAATGATGCTTATGAAATTCTTGGGCTAGAACCCGGTGCATCAAAAGCACAGGTGAAGCGAGCTTACCGTCAATTGGTGAAAATTTGGCATCCCGATCGCTTTGTCGATCAAAAGCAAAAACAGGAAGCTGAGGAAAAAATCAAATCAATCAACGTAGCTTACAACAAGCTCAAATCAGAAAGTCCATCCGAGCCTCCCATTCCTGAAAATCCATCTTCATCTTCGCCTAAAAAATCCCCAAAAATATCTGTCAATCGTTGGGATGCAGAAACTTTCTATACTTTAGGAGTAGAAAATGCTACAGAAGGAAGATATGAAGATGCGATCGCAGATTTTACCCATGCAATTCGTCTCAATCCTCACTATGTTGACGCATATAAATATCGGGGGCTAGTTTGCTCTCAACTTGGATACGAATATAGAGCCGCTTCCGATTTAAATAAAGCGGCACTTATAGAACAAGAGTTAAGAAATCCGGGTGCTGTACGGAAAGTGCGATCGCCTAAACCTATATCAAAGCCTAGACCTCTGCTACAAAGAGTTTGTGAAGGGATAAAAAGTTTACTGCGGCTAAATCGCCGTTGGAGATAA